Proteins from one Cryptomeria japonica chromosome 4, Sugi_1.0, whole genome shotgun sequence genomic window:
- the LOC131058738 gene encoding LRR receptor-like serine/threonine-protein kinase GSO2, giving the protein MTGKHSRLEELDLSGNKLYGHVPPELGTCTSLQHLNLSNNFFTGFIPSTLVNCSLLTFLDLSSNLVSFFRSWGSCQIFEWFYPFNHKELQAPQEFGIYKNNFRSPTPREFSLLRRLQFLWVYENLLLGDFPAEFGNMSMLQEIDVSVNNLIGRFPEEIGTLKSLTFIDAAHNNFSGTVPASLGNLSSLQT; this is encoded by the exons ATGACTGGGAAGCACAGCCGGTTGGAGGAGCTCGACCTTTCCGGCAACAAACTATATGGACATGTTCCTCCTGAATTGGGTACCTGCACCAGTCTTCAGCACCTCAATCTCTCAAATAACTTTTTCACTGGTTTTATTCCGTCGACTCTAGTCAATTGCAGCCTGCTTACTTTCCTTGATCTGAGTTCAAATCTGGTTTCATTCTTCCGGAGCTGGGGAAGTTGTCAAATCT TTGAATGGTTTTATCCCTTCAACCATAAGGAATTGCAAGCCCCGCAAGAGTTTGGTATTTATAAAAACAACTTTCGAAGTCCCACTCCGAGGGAGTTTAGCCTTCTCCGGCGCCTCCAATTTCTGTGGGTGTACGAGAATCTTCTTTTAGGGGATTTTCCTGCCGAATTCGGCAACATGTCAATGCTGCAAGAGATAGACGTATCTGTCAACAATCTCATTGGAAGATTTCCAGAGGAAATCGGTACATTGAAAAGCTTGACCTTTATAGACGCTGCCCATAATAATTTTTCGGGCACGGTTCCTGCATCCTTGGGAAATCTTTCAAGTTTACAAACTTGA